One Peromyscus leucopus breed LL Stock chromosome 6, UCI_PerLeu_2.1, whole genome shotgun sequence genomic region harbors:
- the C6H1orf54 gene encoding uncharacterized protein C1orf54 homolog isoform X3 → MNCLLEVGKLEFPLDLTDFYQRQCRRKFGSQTMRRCTTQDGCPLRSLPCGTPHPGCWSPGLGAASRSGRWSRETKGKATPSPVKEEKTGGGRSPKERPCSRLGSGFCHCHHKAEQKSEVRGRDKGGSWVPGSEGSERGKSGSFPRSRRKNQLL, encoded by the exons ATGAACTGCCTTCTGGAAGTTGGGAaactggagtttcctttggacctgacagatTTTTATCAGCGGCAATGCAGAAGGAAATTTGGGAGTCAAACAATG cGGCGGTGCACGACCCAGGATGGATGTCCTCTTCGTAGCCTTCCTTGCGGTACCCCTCATCCTGG CTGCTGGAGTCCAGGCTTGGGGGCAGCGTCAAGATCTGGAAGGTGGAGCCGGGAAACCAAGGGCAAAGCAACGCCAAGTCCTGTCAAAGAAGAGAAGACTGGTGGAGGCCGGAGTCCTAAAGAGAGACCCTGCAGCAGATTGGGCTCAGGTTTCTGTCACTGTCACCACAAAGCTGAACAGAAGAGTGAGGTGCGGGGAAGGGACAAGGGGGGCTCTTGGGTGCCGGGGAGTGAAGGCAGTGAGAGAGGCAAGAGCGGCTCCTTCCCGCGGAGCAGAAGGAAAAACCAACTTCTATGA
- the Aph1a gene encoding gamma-secretase subunit APH-1A yields MGAAVFFGCTFVAFGPAFALFLITVAGDPLRVIILVAGAFFWLVSLLLASVVWFILVHVTDRSDARLQYGLLIFGAAVSVLLQEVFRFAYYKLLKKADEGLASLSEDGRSPISIRQMAYVSGLSFGIISGVFSVINILADALGPGVVGIHGDSPYYFLTSAFLTAAIILLHTFWGVVFFDACERRRYWALGLVVGSHLLTSGLTFLNPWYEASLLPIYVVTVSMGLWAFVTAGGSLRSIQRSLSCRRQEDSRVMVYSALRIPPED; encoded by the exons ATGGGGGCTGCTGTGTTTTTCGGGTGCACCTTCGTCGCGTTCGGCCCAGCCTTCGCCCTTTTCCTGATCACTGTGGCTGGAGACCCGCTGCGGGTGATCATCCTGGTCGCGGG AGCCTTTTTCTGGCTGGTCTCCCTGCTCTTGGCCTCTGTGGTCTGGTTCATCTTGGTCCATGTGACAGACCGATCAGATGCTCGGCTCCAGTATGGCCTCCTGATTTTTGGTGCTGCTGTTTCTGTCCTTCTACAGGAAGTGTTCCGCTTTGCCTACTACAAGCTCCTTAA GAAGGCAGATGAGGGCTTAGCATCGCTGAGTGAGGACGGACGATCACCCATTTCCATCCGCCAGATGGCCTATG ttTCTGGTCTGTCCTTCGGTATCATCAGTGGTGTCTTCTCTGTTATCAATATTTTGGCCGATGCACTTGGGCCAGGTGTGGTTGGGATCCATGGAGACTCACCCTATTACTTCCTGACTTCAG CCTTTCTGACAGCAGCCATTATCCTGCTCCATACCTTTTGGGGAGTTGTGTTCTTTGATGCCTGTGAGAGGAGACGGTACTGGGCTTTGGGCCTGGTAGTTGGGAGTCACCTGCTGACTTCAGGACTG ACATTCCTGAACCCTTggtatgaggccagcctgctgcCGATCTACGTAGTCACTGTGTCCATGGGGCTCTGGGCGTTCGTCACAGCTGGCGGCTCCCTCCGAAGTATCCAACGCAGCCTCTCGT GCCGACGGCAGGAGGACAGTCGGGTGATGGTGTATTCTGCCCTGCGCATCCCACCCGAGGACTGA
- the Ca14 gene encoding LOW QUALITY PROTEIN: carbonic anhydrase 14 (The sequence of the model RefSeq protein was modified relative to this genomic sequence to represent the inferred CDS: inserted 1 base in 1 codon), translating to MLFFALLLKVAWILAADGGHHWTYEGPHGQDHWPTSYPECGGNAQSPIDIQTDSVIFDPDLPAIQPHGYDQPGSEPLELFNNGHTVQLSLPPTLHLGGLPRKYTAAQLHLHWGQKGSQEGSEHQINSEATAAELHVVHYDSESYGSLSEAAQKPQGLAVLGILIEVGETENPAYEHILSHLHKIRHKDDVTFVPAFSVRELFPKXLEQFFRYNGSLTTPPCYQSVLWTVFDRRVEMSMGQLEKLQEMLSSTEEAPPEPLIRNYRVPQPLNQRTVFASFTQVGPLYTTGEMLGLGVGILAGCLCLLLAVYFIARKIRKKRLGNRKSVVFTSARAATEA from the exons GCCCACATGGTCAGGACCACTGGCCAACCTCTTACCCTGAGTGTGGAGGCAATGCCCAGTCCCCCATCGACATCCAGACGGACAGTGTGATATTTGACCCTGATCTGCCTGCTATACAGCCCCATGGATATGACCAGCCTGGTAGTGAACCTTTGGAGCTATTCAATAATGGCCACACAG TACAGCTCTCCTTGCCCCCTACCCTGCACCTGGGGGGACTGCCCCGGAAATACACAGCAGCCCAGCTCCACCTGCACTGGGGTCAGAAAGGATCCCAAGAGGGCTCAGAGCACCAGATCAACAGTGAAGCCACAGCCGCAGAG CTCCACGTGGTCCATTATGACTCGGAGTCCTATGGCAGCCTGAGTGAGGCTGCCCAGAAGCCCCAGGGCCTGGCTGTCCTAGGCATCTTAATTGAG GTGGGTGAGACTGAGAATCCAGCTTATGAGCACATCCTGAGTCATCTGCATAAAATAAGACACAAAG ATGATGTAACCTTCGTGCCTGCCTTCAGTGTGAGAGAGCTGTTCCCCA AGCTGGAGCAGTTCTTCCGTTACAACGGCTCACTCACAACTCCCCCCTGCTACCAGAGTGTCCTCTGGACAGTCTTCGACAGAAGGGTCGAGATGTCAATGGGACAG TTAGAAAAGCTCCAGGAGATGCTGTCCTCTACAGAAGAGGCGCCCCCTGAGCCCCTCATACGGAACTACAGAGTCCCCCAGCCTCTCAACCAGCGGACCGTCTTTGCTTCTTTCACCCAAG TGGGACCATTGTATACCACAG GAGAGATGCTGGGTCTAGGCGTGGGAATCCTGGCTGgatgtctctgccttctgctggcTGTTTATTTCATCGCTCGAAAAATTAG GAAGAAGAGGCTAGGAAACAGGAAGAGTGTGGTCTTCACCTCAGCACGGGCTGCCACAGAGGCGTAA